A window of the Lactuca sativa cultivar Salinas chromosome 5, Lsat_Salinas_v11, whole genome shotgun sequence genome harbors these coding sequences:
- the LOC111914392 gene encoding uncharacterized protein LOC111914392, with the protein MPTLNLFTNIPIDPVIASDILKDATKAVAKIIGKPESYVMILLNGGVPIAFGGTEEPAAYGEVISIGGLNSTVNGKLSSTIAEILETKLSINSSRFYIKFYDVERSFFGFNGSTF; encoded by the exons ATGCCAACTTTGAATCTCTTCACCAACATCCCAATAGACCCAGTGATAGCCTCCGACATTCTCAAAGATGCCACTAAAGCTGTCGCAAAGATAATCGGCAAGCCTGAGTCA TATGTTATGATTTTGTTGAATGGTGGTGTGCCAATTGCATTTGGTGGCACCGAAGAGCCAGCTGCATATGGCGAAGTGATTTCAATTGGGGGACTTAATTCAACTGTTAATGGAAAGTTGAGTTCGACGATTGcagaaatacttgaaacaaaactTTCTATAAATAGTTCACGTTTCTATATCAAATTTTACGATGTTGAG CGATCGTTTTTTGGGTTTAATGGATCGACATTTTAA